The Henckelia pumila isolate YLH828 chromosome 2, ASM3356847v2, whole genome shotgun sequence genome includes a window with the following:
- the LOC140880197 gene encoding zinc finger protein GAI-ASSOCIATED FACTOR 1-like isoform X2 gives MNDPTAAGASCSGNSTCPPKLTSKKKRNLPGMPDPDSEVIALSPKTLLATNRFVCEICNKGFQRDQNLQLHRRGHNLPWKLKQRPSKDVKRKVYVCPEPSCVHHDPSRALGDLTGIKKHFFRKHGEKTWKCDRCSKTYAVQSDMKAHSKICGTKEYRCDCGTLFSRRDSFITHRAFCDALARESSKPQAEAESPVDDKDPKSEVAPTAAVSTPQDPAPAVPTSTTVASPASPVQNQELKERNLPDHTTTQVLEESPALANSIASCSSSIGSCSNGSSSSNVFASLFASSGSLPSQTTAFTDLFRAVTCPDHIPELAPSSSSEPISLCLAMNQGSSIFVSSGQEHWQYASAPQPAMSATALLQKAALIGASSSNASLLRGLGIVSSSSFTNVHQIGPQIEPDGTSLAAGLALGLTCDGGSGLKELMLGTPSVFGPKHITLDLLGLGMAASGGPTVPLTALMTSMDNLDDAAVTPALGG, from the exons ATGAATGATCCAACGGCTGCAGGGGCCTCTTGTTCTGGTAATTCGACATGCCCTCCAAAATTAACTTCCAAGAAGAAGCGAAATCTTCCGGGAATGCCAG ATCCCGATTCAGAAGTGATTGCTTTATCCCCGAAGACTTTGTTGGCAACGAACAGATTTGTTTGTGAAATATGCAACAAAGGATTTCAAAGGGACCAGAATTTGCAGCTGCATAGGAGGGGTCATAATTTGCCTTGGAAGCTTAAACAAAGACCAAGTAAAGATGTGAAGAGAAAGGTCTATGTTTGTCCTGAACCGAGCTGTGTTCATCACGATCCTTCACGGGCACTTGGCGATTTGACCGGGATCAAGAAGCATTTCTTCAGAAAACATGGGGAAAAGACATGGAAATGTGACAGGTGCTCAAAGACGTATGCCGTGCAATCGGATATGAAGGCACATTCGAAGATCTGTGGAACTAAAGAGTATAGATGTGATTGTGGAACTTTGTTTTCAAG GAGGGATAGTTTCATTACACACAGGGCTTTTTGTGATGCATTAGCAAGGGAAAGTTCAAAACCACAGGCAGAAGCCGAGTCTCCTGTTGATGACAAGGATCCAAAATCTGAAGTTGCTCCGACGGCAGCGGTATCAACACCACAAGATCCAGCACCTGCAGTTCCTACTTCAACTACTGTGGCGTCTCCTGCTTCTCCCGTTCAAAATCAAG aattgaaagaaagaaacctcCCCGACCATACCACCACACAGGTTCTAGAGGAGTCTCCTGCCCTGGCAAACTCAATAGCAAGCTGTAGCAGTAGTATTGGTTCCTGTAGTAATGGAAGTTCTAGCAGTAATGTCTTTGCCAGCCTATTTGCATCTTCAGGAAGTTTACCATCTCAAACTACTGCATTCACAGACTTATTCAGAGCCGTGACTTGTCCAGATCACATACCTGAACTTGCACCATCTTCATCTTCTGAACCCATATCTCTCTGCCTCGCAATGAATCAAGGGTCGTCAATTTTTGTATCATCTGGGCAAGAACATTGGCAGTATGCTTCAGCCCCACAGCCTGCTATGTCTGCTACCGCATTGCTACAGAAGGCTGCTCTGATAGGTGCCTCTTCATCAAACGCGTCGTTGCTTAGAGGCCTAGGGATTGTGTCCTCATCCTCATTCACTAACGTCCACCAGATTGGACCACAAATCGAGCCTGATGGCACTTCTTTAGCTGCAGGCCTTGCGCTTGGGCTCACATGCGATGGGGGTTCTGGTTTGAAAGAATTGATGTTGGGAACTCCTTCTGTTTTTGGTCCTAAGCACATTACCCTCGACCTTCTTGGGTTGGGAATGGCTGCCAGTGGCGGTCCCACTGTCCCCCTAACGGCTTTAATGACGTCCATGGACAACCTTGATGACGCTGCAGTAACACCAGCACTAGGTGGATAA
- the LOC140880197 gene encoding zinc finger protein GAI-ASSOCIATED FACTOR 1-like isoform X1 yields the protein MGIFPSNAALERHSLTSASWASCSGNSTCPPKLTSKKKRNLPGMPDPDSEVIALSPKTLLATNRFVCEICNKGFQRDQNLQLHRRGHNLPWKLKQRPSKDVKRKVYVCPEPSCVHHDPSRALGDLTGIKKHFFRKHGEKTWKCDRCSKTYAVQSDMKAHSKICGTKEYRCDCGTLFSRRDSFITHRAFCDALARESSKPQAEAESPVDDKDPKSEVAPTAAVSTPQDPAPAVPTSTTVASPASPVQNQELKERNLPDHTTTQVLEESPALANSIASCSSSIGSCSNGSSSSNVFASLFASSGSLPSQTTAFTDLFRAVTCPDHIPELAPSSSSEPISLCLAMNQGSSIFVSSGQEHWQYASAPQPAMSATALLQKAALIGASSSNASLLRGLGIVSSSSFTNVHQIGPQIEPDGTSLAAGLALGLTCDGGSGLKELMLGTPSVFGPKHITLDLLGLGMAASGGPTVPLTALMTSMDNLDDAAVTPALGG from the exons ATGGGGATTTTCCCATCAAATGCGGCACTGGAACGTCATAGCTTGACCTCTGCATCAT GGGCCTCTTGTTCTGGTAATTCGACATGCCCTCCAAAATTAACTTCCAAGAAGAAGCGAAATCTTCCGGGAATGCCAG ATCCCGATTCAGAAGTGATTGCTTTATCCCCGAAGACTTTGTTGGCAACGAACAGATTTGTTTGTGAAATATGCAACAAAGGATTTCAAAGGGACCAGAATTTGCAGCTGCATAGGAGGGGTCATAATTTGCCTTGGAAGCTTAAACAAAGACCAAGTAAAGATGTGAAGAGAAAGGTCTATGTTTGTCCTGAACCGAGCTGTGTTCATCACGATCCTTCACGGGCACTTGGCGATTTGACCGGGATCAAGAAGCATTTCTTCAGAAAACATGGGGAAAAGACATGGAAATGTGACAGGTGCTCAAAGACGTATGCCGTGCAATCGGATATGAAGGCACATTCGAAGATCTGTGGAACTAAAGAGTATAGATGTGATTGTGGAACTTTGTTTTCAAG GAGGGATAGTTTCATTACACACAGGGCTTTTTGTGATGCATTAGCAAGGGAAAGTTCAAAACCACAGGCAGAAGCCGAGTCTCCTGTTGATGACAAGGATCCAAAATCTGAAGTTGCTCCGACGGCAGCGGTATCAACACCACAAGATCCAGCACCTGCAGTTCCTACTTCAACTACTGTGGCGTCTCCTGCTTCTCCCGTTCAAAATCAAG aattgaaagaaagaaacctcCCCGACCATACCACCACACAGGTTCTAGAGGAGTCTCCTGCCCTGGCAAACTCAATAGCAAGCTGTAGCAGTAGTATTGGTTCCTGTAGTAATGGAAGTTCTAGCAGTAATGTCTTTGCCAGCCTATTTGCATCTTCAGGAAGTTTACCATCTCAAACTACTGCATTCACAGACTTATTCAGAGCCGTGACTTGTCCAGATCACATACCTGAACTTGCACCATCTTCATCTTCTGAACCCATATCTCTCTGCCTCGCAATGAATCAAGGGTCGTCAATTTTTGTATCATCTGGGCAAGAACATTGGCAGTATGCTTCAGCCCCACAGCCTGCTATGTCTGCTACCGCATTGCTACAGAAGGCTGCTCTGATAGGTGCCTCTTCATCAAACGCGTCGTTGCTTAGAGGCCTAGGGATTGTGTCCTCATCCTCATTCACTAACGTCCACCAGATTGGACCACAAATCGAGCCTGATGGCACTTCTTTAGCTGCAGGCCTTGCGCTTGGGCTCACATGCGATGGGGGTTCTGGTTTGAAAGAATTGATGTTGGGAACTCCTTCTGTTTTTGGTCCTAAGCACATTACCCTCGACCTTCTTGGGTTGGGAATGGCTGCCAGTGGCGGTCCCACTGTCCCCCTAACGGCTTTAATGACGTCCATGGACAACCTTGATGACGCTGCAGTAACACCAGCACTAGGTGGATAA